Proteins from a genomic interval of Marmoricola sp. OAE513:
- a CDS encoding methyltransferase domain-containing protein — protein sequence MLEKLRVPGLGGWSEDPLWASFYDWSVEHPRAGGAVWRLGIGSDLGLLYAAAAEIGRQPAGSAVLDVPCGGGVALRGLRRGQGIRYVAADIAQAMLDRTMEAARERGVADQVEPDIADVGDLPYADGEFDLVVSFTGLHCFPDPHLAVLEMGRVTHAGGVLTGSALLNDTGLRTLPIRQVGRFSGLLGPSATKAEVRAWMAEAGFTDVTLRMSGAIGYFRGVKA from the coding sequence ATGCTTGAGAAGCTGCGGGTGCCCGGACTCGGCGGCTGGAGCGAGGACCCCCTCTGGGCCTCGTTCTACGACTGGTCGGTCGAGCACCCCCGTGCCGGGGGCGCGGTCTGGAGGCTCGGGATCGGCAGCGACCTCGGGCTGCTGTACGCCGCGGCCGCGGAGATCGGTCGGCAGCCCGCGGGTTCGGCCGTCCTCGACGTCCCGTGCGGCGGGGGCGTGGCACTGCGCGGTCTGCGCCGCGGTCAGGGGATCCGGTACGTCGCCGCCGACATCGCCCAAGCCATGCTCGACCGGACGATGGAGGCGGCCCGCGAGCGCGGTGTCGCCGACCAGGTCGAGCCGGACATCGCGGACGTCGGCGACCTGCCGTACGCCGACGGGGAGTTCGACCTGGTGGTCTCGTTCACCGGCCTGCACTGCTTCCCCGACCCGCACCTCGCGGTGCTGGAGATGGGGCGGGTCACCCATGCTGGTGGTGTGCTGACCGGCAGCGCGCTGCTGAACGACACGGGACTCCGGACGCTCCCGATCCGTCAGGTCGGCCGGTTCTCCGGACTGCTCGGGCCGAGCGCCACGAAGGCGGAGGTCCGGGCGTGGATGGCCGAGGCAGGGTTCACCGACGTCACGCTGCGGATGTCCGGTGCGATCGGTTACTTCCGCGGGGTTAAGGCCTGA
- a CDS encoding C40 family peptidase: MRRSVRAVLACSVAAATVVGFSAVADADRKPVPTKAQVDAAKAAAARKAGDVSAIRAELVVARTKLEAAAARAEQAAEAYNGARWRLQEATTASQKATAAANEASKKVADQKAGIAALATQSFQSGADLAGITAYLSPGGPEEIADRISITQSVGATLQDQFDAYAAADTLARTTRARADEAKRDQEALTAKAASARDRAAASANAAQAAASAIAEQRRRLITELAKAQKISVALATQRQNGLEQIAQEKAARAAAAKARAEAAAAAAAAAKNDKNDGKNDSGKGGGKDGSSDDEPADPPPVSTSGAAAKAIAFARQQLGERYQWAAAGPDAWDCSGLTMMAWRAAGVALPHFSAAQYDATRHIGVNDLRPGDLVFWGDSPGSIHHVALYLGNGQILHAPRTGRPVAIDSMYYWVPPNYFGRP; the protein is encoded by the coding sequence GTGCGCCGAAGCGTCCGAGCCGTGCTCGCCTGCAGCGTCGCTGCGGCGACGGTCGTGGGGTTCTCCGCGGTCGCTGACGCCGACCGCAAGCCGGTGCCGACGAAGGCTCAGGTGGACGCCGCCAAGGCCGCTGCTGCCCGCAAGGCCGGTGACGTCTCGGCGATCCGTGCAGAGCTGGTGGTCGCGCGCACGAAGCTCGAGGCCGCGGCGGCCAGGGCCGAGCAGGCGGCCGAGGCCTACAACGGTGCCCGGTGGCGTCTCCAGGAGGCGACGACGGCGTCCCAGAAGGCGACGGCCGCGGCGAACGAGGCCAGCAAGAAGGTCGCGGACCAGAAGGCCGGGATCGCCGCCCTGGCGACGCAGAGCTTCCAGAGCGGCGCCGACCTGGCCGGCATCACGGCGTACCTCTCTCCGGGCGGCCCGGAGGAGATCGCCGACCGGATCAGCATCACCCAGAGCGTCGGCGCCACCCTGCAGGACCAGTTCGACGCGTACGCCGCCGCGGACACCCTGGCGAGGACCACGCGCGCCCGGGCGGACGAGGCCAAGCGCGACCAGGAGGCCCTCACCGCGAAGGCCGCGTCCGCCCGCGACCGGGCCGCCGCCTCGGCCAACGCGGCGCAGGCCGCTGCGTCAGCCATCGCCGAGCAGCGCCGCCGGCTCATCACCGAGCTCGCGAAGGCCCAGAAGATCTCGGTCGCGCTGGCCACCCAGCGCCAGAACGGCCTCGAGCAGATCGCCCAGGAGAAGGCAGCCAGGGCCGCCGCGGCGAAGGCGCGGGCCGAGGCAGCAGCAGCGGCCGCCGCCGCAGCGAAGAACGACAAGAACGACGGCAAGAACGACAGCGGCAAGGGTGGCGGGAAGGATGGGTCCTCCGACGACGAGCCCGCCGACCCGCCGCCGGTCAGCACCAGCGGGGCGGCGGCCAAGGCGATCGCGTTCGCGCGGCAGCAGCTCGGCGAGCGGTACCAGTGGGCGGCGGCCGGCCCTGACGCCTGGGACTGCTCCGGTCTGACGATGATGGCCTGGCGCGCTGCCGGCGTCGCGCTGCCGCACTTCTCGGCAGCCCAGTACGACGCGACCCGGCACATCGGCGTCAACGACCTGCGACCCGGCGACCTGGTTTTCTGGGGCGACTCCCCGGGTTCGATCCACCACGTCGCCCTCTACCTCGGCAACGGCCAGATCCTGCACGCTCCACGCACCGGCCGTCCGGTCGCCATCGACTCGATGTACTACTGGGTGCCGCCGAACTACTTCGGCCGCCCCTGA
- the dacB gene encoding D-alanyl-D-alanine carboxypeptidase/D-alanyl-D-alanine-endopeptidase, translated as MAAREQRHVSWSRDRTRLRRFAGWLPEVLVVLLVASAGAQLQFDLGHRWFGLERTDPTTAPAQVPAPRGLDLSASASEPPLAATVVPGALNVAAVRTALAPLVTDPKLGGHGMFQVADLSTGEVVYRRGAASATPASTMKLLTGTAALAALGPGTRFTTRVVGTGDQIVLVGGGDPFLASSKAKAKGHYPARADLRTLAKRTAAALGAQGIRTVTLGYDTSMFRGPAVNPRWPDSYLPDNVVPPISALWADEAKGADGRYVADPARTAAEIFAKALRSERIGVTGAMKEVVAPATATDLAAVTSSPVGEIVQQTLAVSDNNAAEVLARHVGASLTGDASFTGGTKAIFAVLKGLGVDVAGSVAYDGSGLSRDNRLTATTLLDVLRVAASSENPKLREVVTGLPIAGFTGSLQRRFATGPDAAKGRVRAKTGTLTGVHGLAGIAADVDGNLMAFVLVVDKVAVQDTLSAQHELDLMAGALGSCRCGS; from the coding sequence ATGGCAGCGCGTGAGCAACGCCACGTCTCCTGGTCACGCGACCGCACCCGGCTGCGCCGTTTCGCAGGCTGGCTGCCGGAGGTGCTGGTCGTGCTCCTGGTCGCCTCCGCGGGCGCCCAGCTGCAGTTCGACCTCGGTCACCGCTGGTTCGGGTTGGAGCGCACCGACCCGACGACCGCGCCGGCCCAGGTGCCCGCTCCGCGCGGTCTCGACCTGTCCGCGTCCGCAAGCGAACCGCCGCTGGCGGCGACCGTCGTACCGGGAGCGCTGAACGTTGCCGCGGTGCGCACGGCGCTCGCTCCGCTCGTCACCGACCCCAAGCTCGGCGGGCACGGCATGTTCCAGGTGGCCGACCTGAGCACCGGCGAGGTCGTCTACCGCCGCGGTGCCGCCTCCGCCACGCCGGCCTCGACGATGAAGCTGCTCACCGGTACAGCGGCACTGGCGGCTCTGGGCCCCGGGACCCGGTTCACCACCCGGGTCGTCGGCACCGGAGACCAGATCGTCCTGGTCGGCGGCGGGGACCCGTTCCTGGCCAGCAGCAAGGCGAAGGCGAAGGGCCACTACCCGGCGCGCGCCGATCTGCGGACCCTGGCCAAGCGGACCGCAGCCGCCCTGGGCGCCCAGGGCATCCGCACGGTCACCCTGGGCTACGACACCAGCATGTTCCGCGGCCCTGCGGTCAACCCGCGCTGGCCGGACTCCTACCTGCCCGACAACGTCGTCCCGCCGATCAGCGCTCTGTGGGCCGACGAGGCCAAAGGTGCCGACGGTCGGTACGTCGCCGACCCGGCCAGGACGGCTGCCGAGATCTTCGCCAAGGCGCTCAGGTCCGAGCGGATCGGGGTGACCGGCGCGATGAAGGAGGTCGTGGCCCCGGCGACCGCCACCGACCTGGCCGCCGTCACGAGCTCCCCGGTGGGGGAGATCGTGCAGCAGACGTTGGCCGTCAGCGACAACAACGCTGCTGAGGTGCTGGCCCGCCACGTCGGTGCCTCGCTGACCGGGGACGCGTCCTTCACCGGGGGCACCAAGGCGATCTTCGCGGTGCTGAAGGGTCTCGGGGTCGACGTCGCCGGGTCGGTCGCGTACGACGGCAGCGGTCTCTCGCGGGACAACAGGCTCACCGCCACGACGCTGCTCGACGTGCTGCGCGTCGCGGCCTCCTCGGAGAACCCGAAGCTGCGCGAGGTGGTCACCGGGCTACCGATCGCGGGGTTCACCGGGTCGTTGCAGCGCCGGTTCGCCACCGGCCCGGACGCCGCGAAGGGCCGGGTCCGCGCCAAGACCGGAACCCTCACCGGCGTGCACGGCTTGGCCGGCATCGCCGCCGACGTCGACGGCAACCTGATGGCGTTCGTGCTGGTCGTCGACAAGGTCGCCGTCCAGGACACCTTGAGCGCGCAGCACGAACTGGACCTGATGGCCGGTGCCCTGGGGTCCTGCCGCTGCGGGTCCTGA
- the hpt gene encoding hypoxanthine phosphoribosyltransferase, with product MDAADVEADLVNILYTEDEIRAKLGELAATIEADYAGKDILIVGILRGAVMVMADLARAFHRHVEMDWMAVSSYGSGTKSSGVVRILKDLDTDITNRHVIVVDEIIDTGLTLSWLVSNLASRNPASLEICTLLRKPEALSMDVDVKYVGWDIPNEFVVGYGLDYQERYRNLRDIGTLAPHVYS from the coding sequence ATGGACGCCGCGGATGTCGAAGCCGACCTCGTCAACATCCTGTACACCGAGGACGAGATCCGGGCAAAGCTCGGCGAGCTCGCCGCGACGATCGAGGCCGACTACGCCGGTAAGGACATCCTGATCGTCGGGATCCTCCGCGGTGCGGTGATGGTGATGGCCGACCTGGCGCGCGCTTTCCACCGGCACGTCGAGATGGACTGGATGGCGGTCTCCTCCTACGGGTCGGGCACCAAGTCCTCCGGCGTCGTCCGGATCCTCAAGGACCTCGACACCGACATCACCAACCGGCACGTGATCGTGGTCGACGAGATCATCGACACCGGTCTGACGCTGTCCTGGCTGGTCTCCAACCTGGCCTCGCGCAACCCGGCCTCGCTCGAGATCTGCACCCTGCTGCGCAAGCCGGAGGCGCTCAGCATGGACGTGGACGTGAAGTACGTCGGGTGGGACATCCCGAACGAGTTCGTGGTCGGCTACGGCCTCGACTACCAGGAGCGGTACCGCAACCTGCGGGACATCGGCACCCTGGCCCCGCACGTCTACAGCTGA
- a CDS encoding crosslink repair DNA glycosylase YcaQ family protein — MTVHQLSRADARRIAVRAQLLAEPRPTDLVEVVRHLTLLQLDPTASIAPAADLVLWSRLGSAYDRDALRVARDQLELIELQGTLRTDDYLALVRADMEAWPGTGELKPWQHERVAWVEANGGCRHDILELLRTDGPLTSRDLPDTCAVPWRSSGWTNNQNVTRLLEFMVARGEVATAGREGRERLWDLAERVYPDEPVVPAEEAAVRRAELRLSSLGLARAKVALVPGEPFDVGEIGEPAVVEGVKGTWRVDPAQLDLPFSGRTALLSPFDRLVKDRKRLTELFEFDYYLEMFKPAAQRRWGYYALPILVGDRLVGKLDATAEHAEGVLRVDAIHEDEPFDATTAASVRAEIEDLAGWLGLEVLYAD, encoded by the coding sequence GTGACCGTCCACCAGCTGTCCCGTGCCGACGCACGACGGATCGCCGTGCGCGCCCAGCTGCTCGCCGAACCGCGACCGACCGACCTGGTCGAGGTCGTCCGGCACCTGACGCTGCTGCAGCTCGACCCGACGGCGTCGATCGCCCCCGCCGCCGACCTGGTTCTCTGGAGCCGGCTGGGGTCGGCGTACGACCGTGACGCGCTGCGCGTCGCGCGCGACCAGCTCGAGCTGATCGAGCTCCAGGGGACCTTGAGGACCGATGATTACCTGGCCCTGGTCCGCGCGGACATGGAGGCGTGGCCGGGCACCGGGGAGCTGAAGCCGTGGCAGCACGAGCGGGTCGCCTGGGTCGAGGCGAACGGCGGCTGCCGGCACGACATCCTGGAGCTGCTCCGTACCGACGGCCCGCTGACGTCCCGGGACCTGCCGGACACCTGCGCCGTCCCCTGGCGATCGTCGGGCTGGACCAACAACCAGAACGTCACCCGCCTGCTGGAGTTCATGGTCGCCCGCGGCGAGGTGGCCACCGCCGGGCGCGAGGGCCGCGAACGGCTCTGGGACCTGGCCGAGCGGGTGTACCCCGACGAACCGGTCGTGCCCGCCGAGGAGGCCGCCGTACGCCGCGCCGAGCTCCGACTCAGCTCGCTCGGCCTGGCCAGGGCCAAGGTCGCCCTGGTTCCCGGCGAGCCCTTCGACGTCGGTGAGATCGGCGAGCCCGCGGTGGTCGAGGGAGTGAAGGGCACCTGGCGGGTCGATCCGGCGCAACTCGACCTGCCGTTCTCCGGAAGGACCGCGCTGCTCTCGCCCTTCGACCGCCTGGTGAAGGACCGCAAGCGCCTGACAGAGCTCTTCGAGTTCGACTACTACCTCGAGATGTTCAAGCCTGCGGCCCAGCGGCGGTGGGGCTACTACGCGCTGCCGATCCTGGTCGGCGACCGGCTGGTCGGCAAGCTCGATGCCACCGCCGAGCACGCTGAGGGCGTGCTGCGGGTCGACGCGATCCACGAGGACGAACCGTTCGACGCCACGACGGCGGCGTCGGTGCGTGCCGAGATCGAGGACCTGGCCGGGTGGCTAGGGCTCGAGGTCCTGTACGCCGACTGA
- a CDS encoding inorganic diphosphatase: MEFDVLVEIPKGSRNKYEVDHESGRIYLDRMLFTSTAYPEDYGYIENTLGQDGDPLDALVILQAPTFPGCLIKCRAIGMFRMTDEAGGDDKVLCVPTHDPRLEHLRDINHVSKFDRLEIQHFFEVYKDLEPGKSVEGANWVGRTEAEAEVKASFERFKNAGGH; the protein is encoded by the coding sequence GTGGAGTTCGATGTTCTCGTAGAGATCCCCAAGGGTTCGCGGAACAAGTACGAGGTCGACCACGAGTCGGGCCGGATCTACCTCGACCGGATGCTCTTCACCTCGACCGCCTACCCCGAGGACTACGGCTACATCGAGAACACCCTCGGGCAGGACGGCGACCCGCTGGACGCCCTGGTCATCCTGCAGGCCCCGACCTTCCCGGGGTGCCTGATCAAGTGCCGCGCGATCGGCATGTTCCGGATGACCGACGAGGCGGGCGGTGACGACAAGGTCCTGTGCGTCCCGACGCACGACCCGCGCCTGGAGCACCTGCGCGACATCAACCACGTCTCCAAGTTCGACCGCCTCGAGATCCAGCACTTCTTCGAGGTCTACAAGGACCTCGAGCCCGGCAAGTCCGTCGAGGGCGCCAACTGGGTCGGTCGCACCGAGGCCGAGGCCGAGGTCAAGGCGTCCTTCGAGCGTTTCAAGAACGCCGGCGGGCACTGA
- a CDS encoding zinc-dependent metalloprotease yields the protein MIDWDLAVRVGSRLAGDGPVVTKAEASEVVAELRAGAERSTPLVREFTGLVAEARTAPVLVVDRPGWIQANADGFATIIAPIVDKLQEKKGPPTAFAEAIGSRVTGVELGLMLGFLGNKVLGQFDPFYNAPGAAGRLLLVAPNIVHVERELTVDEHDFRLWVCLHEETHRVQFTAVPWMTDHLHALMGQIVNAVETDPGALLSDGISRIGEVLSGKSEGSLMDLFSTPEQKKVIDQVTGVMSLLEGHADVVMDGVGPEVIPSVDHIRKRFTQRRQGIGTLDKLLRRLLGLDQKMAQYRDGAVFVRAAIEAVGMEGFNAVFAEPANLPTKSEIHDPDAWLKRVHG from the coding sequence ATGATCGACTGGGACCTCGCCGTACGGGTCGGGTCCCGGCTCGCCGGTGACGGCCCGGTGGTGACCAAGGCGGAGGCGAGCGAGGTGGTCGCCGAGCTGCGTGCCGGTGCGGAGCGCTCGACGCCACTCGTCCGCGAGTTCACGGGGCTGGTCGCCGAGGCGCGCACGGCCCCCGTGCTGGTCGTGGACCGCCCGGGCTGGATCCAGGCCAACGCGGACGGGTTCGCCACGATCATCGCTCCGATCGTCGACAAGCTGCAGGAGAAGAAGGGGCCGCCGACCGCGTTCGCCGAGGCGATCGGGTCGCGGGTCACCGGCGTCGAGCTCGGTCTGATGCTCGGCTTCCTGGGGAACAAGGTGCTCGGCCAGTTCGACCCGTTCTACAACGCGCCGGGCGCTGCCGGTCGGCTGCTGCTGGTGGCGCCGAACATCGTGCACGTCGAGCGTGAGCTGACCGTCGACGAGCACGACTTCCGGTTGTGGGTCTGCCTGCACGAGGAGACCCACCGGGTCCAGTTCACCGCCGTCCCGTGGATGACCGACCACCTGCACGCGCTGATGGGCCAGATCGTCAACGCGGTCGAGACCGATCCCGGTGCACTGCTCAGCGACGGCATCTCGCGGATCGGCGAGGTGCTCTCCGGCAAGTCGGAGGGCAGCCTGATGGACCTGTTCTCGACGCCTGAGCAGAAGAAGGTCATCGACCAGGTCACCGGCGTGATGAGCCTGCTGGAAGGTCACGCCGACGTGGTGATGGACGGCGTCGGTCCCGAGGTGATCCCGAGCGTCGACCACATCCGCAAGCGCTTCACGCAGCGGCGTCAGGGCATCGGCACGCTCGACAAGCTGCTGCGCCGGCTGCTCGGCCTGGACCAGAAGATGGCGCAGTACCGCGACGGTGCCGTCTTCGTCCGGGCCGCGATCGAGGCGGTCGGCATGGAGGGCTTCAACGCCGTCTTCGCCGAACCCGCCAACCTGCCGACGAAGTCCGAGATCCACGACCCCGACGCCTGGCTCAAGCGCGTCCACGGCTGA
- the tilS gene encoding tRNA lysidine(34) synthetase TilS, whose translation MTLDPAVAAVRSAVRRCLGDARTVLVACSGGADSLALLAAAVFETRREESVRVIGVTVDHGLQAGSSEHAASVVAQMAELGADETATIRVTVDPGPGGIEAGAREARYAALGQLAEHFGAEVVLLGHTRDDQAETVLLGLARGSGGRSLAGMRPGFDLDGIAVLRPLLGVTRAQTEAACTAEGITWWDDPHNSDHGFARVRVRQTVLPTLENELGPGVAAALARTAAQLQADTDFLDSYAEMELASSDFAAGLSIAELRRLPTAIATRVVRRLLIEAGAIASELTYEHVLAVLAVEPGKEIQLPGHLTAYRDRDLLQFRPTITPP comes from the coding sequence ATGACCCTGGACCCGGCCGTCGCCGCCGTCAGGTCGGCCGTACGCCGCTGCCTGGGTGACGCCCGGACGGTGCTGGTCGCCTGCTCCGGCGGGGCGGACTCGCTCGCCCTGCTTGCGGCTGCCGTCTTCGAGACCCGGCGCGAGGAGTCGGTGCGGGTGATCGGGGTGACCGTCGACCACGGCCTGCAGGCCGGGTCGAGCGAGCACGCTGCCTCGGTCGTGGCGCAGATGGCCGAGCTCGGGGCGGACGAGACAGCGACCATTCGAGTGACGGTCGATCCCGGCCCGGGCGGGATCGAGGCGGGGGCTCGCGAAGCCCGGTACGCCGCGCTGGGCCAGCTCGCCGAGCACTTCGGCGCCGAGGTTGTGCTGCTCGGCCACACCCGCGACGACCAGGCCGAGACCGTCCTGCTCGGGCTGGCCCGCGGTTCGGGTGGGCGGTCGCTGGCGGGCATGCGACCGGGCTTCGACCTCGACGGCATCGCGGTGCTGCGACCGCTGCTCGGGGTCACCCGCGCCCAGACCGAGGCTGCGTGCACCGCCGAGGGCATCACCTGGTGGGACGACCCGCACAACAGCGACCACGGCTTCGCCCGGGTCCGCGTCCGGCAGACGGTGCTGCCGACCCTGGAGAACGAGCTCGGGCCGGGAGTCGCCGCCGCACTCGCACGGACCGCTGCGCAGCTGCAGGCCGACACCGACTTCCTCGACTCCTACGCCGAGATGGAGCTGGCCTCCTCCGACTTCGCCGCCGGGCTGTCGATCGCCGAGCTGCGGCGGCTGCCGACGGCGATCGCGACCCGGGTGGTCCGGCGGCTGCTGATCGAAGCGGGCGCGATCGCCTCCGAGCTCACCTACGAGCACGTGCTCGCGGTGCTGGCTGTCGAGCCCGGCAAGGAGATCCAGCTGCCGGGCCACCTGACGGCGTACCGGGACCGCGACCTGCTGCAGTTCCGCCCGACGATCACCCCGCCCTAA
- a CDS encoding LLM class flavin-dependent oxidoreductase yields the protein MRLSVLDLVPVRSDQSTSDALAATRALARTADEAGYHRYWLAEHHNMPAVAATNPPLLIAMVAGATERIRVGSGGVMLPNHAPLVVAEQFALLEAAFPGRIDLGIGRAPGTDPVTSYALRHGAGGVSDDAVAQFPSYVDNVIAMMSPGGVGLQVNGRVHALVATPTATSVPPVWLLGSSDYSAQLAAARGLPYVFAHHFSGNGTDRALDLYRSGFQPSEHLEAPETFLTVNTVVAATQEEAEALALPQIQAMVTLRTGGDLRPQRLIEDAEANPVPDAHLPLVEAMRHRWVIGTPESAAEQLTGLAATYGVDEVMVHPVAGARTGTPVDASPAREETLRLLAKELLA from the coding sequence ATGCGGCTCTCCGTCCTCGACCTCGTCCCCGTGCGCTCCGACCAGTCCACCTCGGACGCGCTGGCGGCGACGAGGGCCCTCGCGCGGACCGCCGACGAGGCGGGCTACCACCGCTACTGGCTGGCCGAGCACCACAACATGCCGGCCGTGGCGGCGACCAACCCGCCGCTGCTGATCGCGATGGTCGCAGGCGCGACCGAACGGATCCGCGTGGGCTCCGGCGGCGTGATGCTGCCCAACCACGCGCCGCTGGTGGTCGCGGAGCAGTTCGCGCTCCTGGAGGCCGCCTTCCCGGGCCGGATCGACCTGGGCATCGGCCGCGCGCCCGGCACCGACCCGGTGACCTCCTACGCCCTGCGGCACGGCGCCGGCGGGGTGAGCGACGACGCGGTAGCGCAGTTCCCGTCGTACGTCGACAACGTGATCGCGATGATGAGCCCCGGCGGTGTCGGCCTGCAGGTCAACGGTCGGGTGCACGCCCTGGTCGCCACGCCGACCGCGACGTCGGTGCCGCCGGTCTGGCTGCTCGGCTCCTCGGACTACTCCGCCCAGCTGGCCGCGGCTCGTGGTCTCCCGTACGTCTTCGCCCACCACTTCTCCGGCAACGGCACCGACCGGGCGCTCGACCTCTACCGCAGCGGCTTCCAGCCCTCGGAGCACCTGGAAGCACCGGAGACCTTCCTGACCGTGAACACGGTCGTGGCCGCGACGCAGGAGGAGGCCGAGGCCCTGGCCCTTCCGCAGATCCAGGCGATGGTCACCCTGCGCACCGGAGGCGACCTGCGGCCGCAACGGTTGATCGAGGACGCCGAGGCGAACCCGGTCCCGGACGCGCACCTGCCTCTGGTCGAGGCGATGCGGCACCGCTGGGTGATCGGTACGCCGGAGTCGGCCGCCGAGCAGCTCACCGGGCTCGCGGCGACGTACGGCGTGGACGAGGTGATGGTGCACCCGGTCGCCGGCGCGCGCACGGGGACCCCGGTCGACGCCTCGCCGGCGCGGGAGGAGACGCTGCGGCTGCTGGCGAAGGAGCTGCTGGCCTGA
- a CDS encoding acyl-CoA dehydrogenase — translation MADIAEAPPVPVVDVPALTALLDGTYAEVRALTRKRLVEYAGVLEDQREMDSAAFRERVKEVVVELAGTGQTGLGFPTEYGGGGDIGASIAAFETMGFGDLSVLVKVGVQFGLFGGAILQLGTKRHHDAYLTDLIKADLLGCFAMTETGHGSNVQALGTVATYDLETREFVITTPDDHARKDYIGNAAAHARLAVVFAQLEIGGRSEGVHAFVVPIRDEDGNVLPGVRIADDGRKIGLNGVDNGRIWFDGVRIPRENLLNRYADVTETGVYTSEIDNPDRRFFTMLGTLVQGRVCVGGAGINASKVALAVATRYALGRRQFGNPGGGEEILLDYGLHQRRLFPLIARTYALHFAQEVLAGELHAVFSATELVDERTRRALESRAAGTKALGTWHASETIQECREACGGAGYLSANRFDALRADTDVFTTFEGDNHILLQLVAKGLLTDYSSSFGELDQLGMVRFVAGLAVDTVIERTAVHKLLERIKDVVPGWDDAESKGDVDAGLLDPEYHLTMFRWREEHMLSGVARRLKRGMDSDMEPAEVFSRCQDHVIGAARAHVERLVLEAFVAKVAAMPEGGNRTALNLLCDLYALTTIEADRGWWMEHGRLSSQRSKAISREIGDLCRKVRPMAESLVDAFAVPAEMQAAEMLAPGTREGDRADA, via the coding sequence ATGGCCGACATCGCTGAAGCCCCGCCCGTCCCGGTCGTCGACGTCCCGGCGCTGACCGCGCTGCTGGACGGCACCTACGCCGAGGTCCGCGCCCTCACCCGCAAACGGCTCGTCGAGTACGCCGGTGTCCTGGAGGACCAGCGCGAGATGGACAGCGCCGCGTTCCGGGAGCGGGTCAAGGAGGTCGTGGTCGAGCTGGCCGGGACCGGGCAGACCGGGCTCGGCTTCCCGACCGAGTACGGCGGCGGGGGCGACATCGGCGCCTCGATCGCTGCCTTCGAGACGATGGGATTCGGGGACCTCTCGGTCCTGGTCAAGGTCGGCGTGCAGTTCGGTCTGTTCGGCGGCGCGATCCTGCAGCTAGGCACGAAGCGGCACCACGACGCCTACCTGACCGACCTGATCAAGGCCGACCTGCTCGGGTGCTTCGCGATGACCGAGACCGGACACGGCTCGAACGTGCAGGCGCTCGGCACGGTGGCGACGTACGACCTCGAGACCCGCGAGTTCGTGATCACCACGCCCGACGACCACGCCCGCAAGGACTACATCGGCAACGCCGCCGCGCACGCCCGGCTGGCGGTCGTCTTCGCCCAGCTCGAGATCGGCGGTCGGTCCGAGGGCGTGCACGCGTTCGTCGTCCCGATCCGCGACGAGGACGGGAACGTCCTGCCCGGCGTACGGATCGCCGACGACGGACGCAAGATCGGCCTCAACGGCGTCGACAACGGTCGGATCTGGTTCGACGGTGTCCGGATCCCGCGCGAGAACCTGCTCAACCGGTACGCCGACGTCACCGAGACCGGCGTCTACACCTCCGAGATCGACAACCCCGACCGGCGCTTCTTCACGATGCTCGGAACCCTGGTCCAGGGGCGGGTCTGCGTCGGCGGAGCCGGCATCAACGCGAGCAAGGTCGCGCTGGCGGTGGCCACCAGGTACGCGCTGGGGCGCCGCCAGTTCGGGAACCCCGGCGGTGGCGAGGAGATCCTGCTCGACTACGGACTGCACCAGCGCCGGCTGTTCCCGCTGATCGCGCGGACCTACGCACTGCACTTCGCGCAGGAGGTCCTCGCCGGCGAGCTGCACGCGGTCTTCTCCGCCACCGAGCTGGTCGACGAGCGCACCCGGCGGGCGCTGGAGTCCCGCGCCGCAGGGACGAAGGCCCTCGGCACCTGGCACGCCTCGGAGACGATCCAGGAGTGCCGCGAGGCGTGCGGGGGAGCGGGGTACCTCTCGGCGAACCGGTTCGACGCGCTGCGGGCCGACACCGACGTGTTCACCACCTTCGAGGGCGACAACCACATCCTGCTCCAGCTGGTCGCCAAGGGTCTGCTCACCGACTACTCGTCGTCGTTCGGCGAGCTCGACCAGCTCGGCATGGTCCGGTTCGTGGCCGGGCTGGCCGTCGACACCGTGATCGAGCGGACCGCCGTGCACAAGCTGCTCGAACGGATCAAGGACGTCGTGCCGGGGTGGGACGACGCCGAGTCCAAGGGGGACGTCGACGCCGGTCTCCTCGACCCGGAGTACCACCTGACGATGTTCCGCTGGCGCGAGGAGCACATGCTCTCCGGCGTCGCCCGCAGGCTCAAGCGCGGCATGGACAGCGACATGGAACCCGCCGAGGTGTTCAGCCGCTGCCAGGACCACGTGATCGGCGCCGCCCGGGCGCACGTCGAGCGCCTGGTGCTCGAGGCCTTCGTCGCCAAGGTCGCCGCGATGCCCGAGGGCGGCAACCGCACGGCGTTGAACCTGCTCTGCGACCTGTACGCGCTCACCACGATCGAGGCCGACCGTGGCTGGTGGATGGAGCACGGCCGCCTGTCCTCGCAGCGTTCCAAGGCCATCAGCCGCGAGATCGGCGACCTCTGCCGCAAGGTGCGGCCGATGGCGGAGTCCCTGGTGGACGCGTTCGCCGTCCCGGCCGAGATGCAGGCGGCCGAGATGCTGGCGCCGGGGACGCGGGAGGGGGACAGGGCCGATGCTTGA